TAACTCCCCCGGTTTATACCTCACTTGATATGCACTTCTCTTAGATAACATAATTAGAATAACATAAAACCTTTATTCACTTTTATGGCGATTACTATACGCCATATTCCAATTCTCCAGAAGACCGTAACGTGGCGATTACATTACGACAAACATATAACTTTAAAACTCTACGCCTTAAACTCGGGGTGTGACACTATCTTTTCACCTTGGACGACTTTTCAGCTTATAAGGGTGAATAGTTCCAAATTGACTCTTGCTATTTTATCTGCAACAACTACCACTCGCGAAAACAATTTACAGATGGTCTCGAAGCAAGGTCACTTTATAACCAACCTCTCGACTGGGAAGGCTATTATTTTATCCCTACTTCAAATTGGACTTGATTGGACCTTCCATTGGGCCACCTAAGGTCCAATAAGTAGTATAATTAGATAGGAACCCTCACTTACCTATAAATACTCCAAAGTGCAACATAGTAGGGAGATTATTCTCCTCTGCCAAAACTCTAATACGCCAAACTTTCACCCTTCTCTACCTAACTCCCTCTACATTTTCAACTCCCGACACTAGAATAGGTGAACTGACCTTTTTGGTACTGCCCCATCTTCCTCATCTCCACCTTTGTTGATACAGGgtatcaacaaaaaaaatatcaaattaaaatataaaaataaatattaaattttaacataatccaCTAATAATTagtcaaaatatatatatcaaaataaaatataaaaaataaatattaaaatttaacataatccACTAATAATAACCCAAAAGCTAATCTTTTATCAACAATCCTTTCATGAAAAGCAATGGGTAGAAAGTTTTCTACAAATTGCCCACCATTCACCTTTCCTTGTTTGTTTTGTTAGTTGGGGAAACCCCATTAATCTTGTCAACATCAAACCTTCAACAGATGCCTAAAGTTATTCAGTTGCAGACTTACATAAATGAAGCAacaagacattgtcattttaGTGTGATGCCGACAACCTCCTTACATACTTTTGGAAGATCTCTCTCACTAAGCTTTTTTTAAGacaaaattgagaaaagttatatatattccCCACCACAATGGTGATTAAAACTCAGTAAAGATTAGAATATGATATTATTAGAATAGAGATAGCAATATGTCGGTATGGGGTTTTCTTGTTAACCTTAACCCGATTTAAATTAACTCCACCTTAATTTAAATTCgaattaaatattgatttattcatcttgattttgttttgaaaaattaaagttataCCCAAACTAACCCGATATGTCttaattttattcctttttcttttaaatttctatcaaaatagGACAATAACTTCTAAGTTTTAGTTTATTCttaatgatattattaattgattttcaagtataattattttaaatgaaatattaacataaattgtattattatatattttaagctaatattatatataaaggacATTTTGATAACTATCATGAGGTAATGTAGATTTTCTCTAAGCCTTGTCCTGATTCAACCCGactaattttagaattaaattcatCTCATCTCGcaccgaaatttttttttaaaaaaaaaaccaatcctATTAAATCAAGTTTGGGATTTTTTGCCTTCCGTATACTAGATTTGATAAATGAATAAAGTAGATTAATTTTGAATCGAATTAATCTGGGTagaaaacattcaaattttaaaattttcaaatatctcaaattcaagtcagctttaaatttgaaccattttaaattcaaataaattatcaataagGTCCTGTTTGTCGATCTCTCTTGAATAACAATGAAAGAATGGTTAATGACTTGTGGGACCAGGGTCAAAAGCGGTGGAAAGGAATAGGATCATTGAGCTTTATGGTATTGAGATGGGGGAGTGCATTTGCAAATTACCCATTCCTCCTATTGATGTTAATGATAGCAGAACGTGGTTACATAACCCCCATGGTGTCTACACGTTGAAGTTCGCCTACTCTTGGCTTTCTCTGAAGAGGATTGGCTTTGGCCCTCACAGGCGTTTTTGGAGAATTATTTGGAAGCTAAAAATGCTTCCCAAGATTAAAGTTTTCAGCTGGAGAATCGGCCATAATATCTTGCCCACGTACGCCAATATCGCTCGCATCCATCATAATTTCTCTACGAATTGTCCGAGATGTAAGAACAATGAGGATAATCTTATCCATGCTCTGAAAGAGTGCCTGAAGGTTCGTGAAACCCTTATTATCGGAGGCTTAAACAATAGGCTTCTAGACGGAAACTATGTTCGCTGCATTGACTGGTTGGAAGATATCTTGCGCGAGCTCGATTCCAAGGCTGCTGCTGACTTCTTCACGCTCCTATGGAATTGCTGGAACAACAGGAACAAGATGGTTTTCCAGGGCAAGGACAATCCAGCTATTGTGATGTGGGAAAGGGCACAGACCCTTAGTAATGATTTTAGAATCTTTAATTTGAATGAACCCCCTGTGATTCCACCTACTCCGGTAAGTAAGGCTGGATGAAACCCCCCAAAGACTATTAAAATCGATGTGGATGTAGCGGTTTTAAATGGGTATGTCGGCTACGGGGCTATTGCGAGAGACGCTGATGGGTTCGCGCTTGCTGGCTGCTATGGTTTCGCAAATAAGGCCATCGATGCTGTTTGGGCGGACCTGAAGGCATTGACTTTGGGATTGAAGTTGGcctcaaatataaaattgtcCAAGATGATTATGGAGTCTGACAACGCTACTCtcattaatacaataaaaaactGCGATAAGGATGTCACTATTTTGGGCTGCTGCGTGAAAAAAGAATGCAGGGCTATTAGAAATTTTGAAACGGTCCATTTTAATTGGATTGATAGGAACAGTAATGAAGTTGTGGACATGCTTTGTAAAATTGCTATTAATATGGATTATCCTTTGAAAATTCACAATGTTATTATTTGAGATGCAATAAAATGAGGTTGAGCTTCGGGTCGTTTTTCTgtcaaaaaaaatatcaataaggtcatctaaatttatcaatcaaattacctaaaattgaaatcatttccaattatttattccaatcataaaattatgagataatattgaattattaacttttacaaCCAAATCGAATTTAATGAAGTTTGAACTCAAATAAAGCAAAAGCACCCACTCCTCCCCTCCAAAGTCATTCATTACTTATTTCGACCCTTCCTAATTTGACCAAATATATGGGACGCACATAAGAAACCTCAAGAACATTGACTCTAAAAGTAATAATGGTTAGATTTGTTTTCTTGTAAGGTGACCTTTGTCCCCCATACAAACAAAAGCCTTTTCTCCCTTTAGATTTTCGTTCATTAAATATTAGCTTTAGCCCtacttaatcaaacaaatcaGACAAGTTATCCACTTGTGAGATATAGTTTGTCCATTGATGAGATTAAATATCTTCTAATGGATAAGTTTTAAGGCTGGATAAAGGggaatataaaagttaaaactgTACAAGTGTCAACACTACAACTAACGAGAACTTGTCACACAAAAgcctattttaaatatactttcTTATGCTTTTACCACTTTGTAGTTTTCAAGGGtgcttttatcaaataaaagtataataattttataacaattaaaaatagatgtactaatttataattattattattttggaagagatcaaatagttttttatttaaacgaaacaaaataaaactttaccaTGCATCACTAAACAACAATTCTTTTTATTGGAGTGTGAAGGTCTACCTACCCCAGGTATTGCCTCTGTTTATAATGTCAACTTAATTAATctttgtattaaataaaattatcattttgtaacttaatAGCTTAACCCAAATTGTTGTACCCATTCATTAGTTAAAGCTACAATAGATTGACATTTTAAAGTGATGTTATATATCCACTCATAAATCACCATTGtgctatttttaattatacagGATCTTTGTGCtcattttaaaagtataatgatCAAAATGCATTCTACCCTGTGGTACAACTTATACAATACTTCTACCTGAGCAAACGATAGCAGACGCAAAGAACAGTTCATCAAAAAATGAAGATCATAGAAACAAATGTTGAGTTCAGttacaagacacattaaatttttgaaaCCTAAAGATAACATTCTTACAATAGACAACTAATCGATCCCCAAAGGGTTAATCTTTGACCATAAAAGAACATTGGTCACATTATGTGTCTGATTGGCTCATCGAATCGAAACTCACTCGAAATATTTACAAAACACATTCTTGCAAACATTGTCAACACATTGATCACCAACACATAGCTATCCAACTACAAAAAgataacagaaaaaaaaaaaaggaaagagctTCAGCAGCACATGTATACTCACCAAGGCCATGTTAAGGGGTCTTTGAAGGACAATCTAGGAACCAGCACTTTCCATTCTTCCACTTAAATGACTGTAAGGAAGGTTTGATGGCAAACAAAATTGCTGATCCACTGCCGGACAGTAACCCGTCTTTCCCTTCCTCATTGTCACATCTTCACCCTCAATGCTACACCCATTTGAAGACGATTTCAAGGGATCGTCTCTTTTGCTCCTAAGAAAAGAAGATTTAGTTTTATCGATTTCTGGTGTCAGATCAAAGGTGGAACCAGTTTTTCCTATTTCATGAGGCTGACTGGTTCCAACACTCGGGGAAGATGTTGAAAGAGGGCCCAATCGCAACGATAGATCGCAGGCAAGTTCGTGCGGCTTAGAAGTATTCGTTACACCTGTGTGTTTCATCTTATTTGAAGAGTCCACATTGGGAAACAGGAGGTTATGAATGTAACCCGTCTTAGAAGGCTCTACAGTATTAGAAACTAACTTAGGGAAGACACTGAGATCATGCTGCATCTCTTCGTATCTAAGGCGGTTTCCATAGAAAAGAGGAAACACTGAATATAAACTAGGAGGATACTTCTCTATAGGTAAGCATGGCTTATTAATAGGAAGGGAACCATTCTCAAACACAAAAGGAAACTTGTCAGTGGTACAGTTAGTATGTTTCTGATATTCAAACCCCAAATGAGTCACATTCACGGTTTCGGGTTTCATGAAACCGGAACAACGAGTCATGCTACGCGAGTTAGCCAGGGGATTTCCTCGAGCAATGTCGTCGACTTCTCGAGTGCTCGGATTAAGGTAACACCTCGGGTTACAATTTCGTTGGCTCCTCAATGTTCTCCTTGGTGTGCAGCCTAAATTGAGAGCAGCTAACCGACAAAACAAAGtaaataaatggtaaatgcaaCAAAAAGACCCCATTGCAAATGC
This genomic stretch from Gossypium raimondii isolate GPD5lz chromosome 6, ASM2569854v1, whole genome shotgun sequence harbors:
- the LOC105771824 gene encoding uncharacterized protein LOC105771824 isoform X1 translates to MPRPGPRPYVCERRAWHSDRHQPIRGSLIQEIFRVVNEIHCSATKKNKEWQEKLPIVVLKAEEIMYSKANSEAEYMDLKTLWDRTNDAINTIIRRDESNETGELLQPCIEAALNLGCTPRRTLRSQRNCNPRCYLNPSTREVDDIARGNPLANSRSMTRCSGFMKPETVNVTHLGFEYQKHTNCTTDKFPFVFENGSLPINKPCLPIEKYPPSLYSVFPLFYGNRLRYEEMQHDLSVFPKLVSNTVEPSKTGYIHNLLFPNVDSSNKMKHTGVTNTSKPHELACDLSLRLGPLSTSSPSVGTSQPHEIGKTGSTFDLTPEIDKTKSSFLRSKRDDPLKSSSNGCSIEGEDVTMRKGKTGYCPAVDQQFCLPSNLPYSHLSGRMESAGS
- the LOC105771824 gene encoding uncharacterized protein LOC105771824 isoform X2, whose protein sequence is MPRPGPRPYVCERRAWHSDRHQPIRGSLIQEIFRVVNEIHCSATKKNKEWQEKLPIVVLKAEEIMYSKANSEAEYMDLKTLWDRTNDAINTIIRRDESNETGELLQPCIEGCTPRRTLRSQRNCNPRCYLNPSTREVDDIARGNPLANSRSMTRCSGFMKPETVNVTHLGFEYQKHTNCTTDKFPFVFENGSLPINKPCLPIEKYPPSLYSVFPLFYGNRLRYEEMQHDLSVFPKLVSNTVEPSKTGYIHNLLFPNVDSSNKMKHTGVTNTSKPHELACDLSLRLGPLSTSSPSVGTSQPHEIGKTGSTFDLTPEIDKTKSSFLRSKRDDPLKSSSNGCSIEGEDVTMRKGKTGYCPAVDQQFCLPSNLPYSHLSGRMESAGS